CGGTCGCATCGTCCCCCGCGACCACGCCCTCCTGACCCTGCTCGCCGAGCACTACCTGCTGTCCACCGACCAGATCACCAGCGCCTTCTTCGACAACCAGCGCACCGCCCAACGCCGGCTGACCATCCTGCACCGCCTCGACGTGCTGCACCGCTTCGGCCGCAGCGGCGCCCACGGCCGGTACGGGTCACTGCTCTACACCCTCGGCCCCGTCGGACTGCAACTGCACCCGACCGTCTACCACGACCCAACCGGCACCGGCGGCAAGCCGCCGCGCAGCTCCCTGGAACGCGCCAAGCGGATCGCCGCCAGCGGCCAGGTCAACCACCTGCTCGGCGTCAACCAGTTCTTCACCGACCTCATCGCCACCGCCCGCCACACACCCGACGCCCTACTGTCGCGCTGGTGGTCCGAGCAGCACGCCACCACCGTCTACGCCCAGGCCGGCATCCGCCCCGACGGGCACGGCGTGTGGACCGTCGGCGACACCTCGACCGGCTTCTTCCTCGAGCACGACAACGACACCGAGAACCTCGCCCGGGTCGTGGCCAAACTTCGCGGCTACGAACGCCTCACCACGTTCGGGCCCGCCTACCCCGTGCTGTTCTGGGTGCCCACCCGGCGCCGCGAGGCCAGCCTGCTGCGCGTGCTCGCCGGGCTGCGCACCGCGAGCCCGATCGCCACCGCCGTGCACGGCCCGGACCCCGCAGGTCGCGTCTGGACTCTCGTCTCGGACCCCACCCATCGGCGGTACCTGCACGAGCTGCCCTGCGATCATGGCCCCGACACGGTCACCAACCCCCAGCGCTTCGACGACCTGTGAGGCTCACATCGCAGGTCACCGGCGCTCAAACGGGGCTAGACCGAGTACCTCGGCGCAGGC
The nucleotide sequence above comes from Micromonospora sp. M71_S20. Encoded proteins:
- a CDS encoding replication-relaxation family protein; this encodes MYSRVPPASGKPDPLAVFGRIVPRDHALLTLLAEHYLLSTDQITSAFFDNQRTAQRRLTILHRLDVLHRFGRSGAHGRYGSLLYTLGPVGLQLHPTVYHDPTGTGGKPPRSSLERAKRIAASGQVNHLLGVNQFFTDLIATARHTPDALLSRWWSEQHATTVYAQAGIRPDGHGVWTVGDTSTGFFLEHDNDTENLARVVAKLRGYERLTTFGPAYPVLFWVPTRRREASLLRVLAGLRTASPIATAVHGPDPAGRVWTLVSDPTHRRYLHELPCDHGPDTVTNPQRFDDL